In one window of Poriferisphaera corsica DNA:
- a CDS encoding sensor histidine kinase yields MSKSVRLTLANKCLLLFGGAVVLILASALVVVALRMQTLVQHGPKKRARDFANAYIADEIQLGSALKSARDLHTVLPPDEDLKLVYLPRGEFSYVEDEDEFVESAIEYFQLRAGSTERFTTAVDADNERYYRYIRAIRRSDLATIRGGAAAGFRPMVEVGIANPLDGILLIDLRDPDAPVEQAVNIIYLTAAGIASGLLAIFVFWYITTRLILSPIRLLRDYAGAVSEGNLNIRSDINTGDEYEQLSDMFNHMLDNIRKSDQDLRSINKSLDLKLGELAESNIALYEANKIKGEFLANVSHELRTPLNSINGFAEVLAETFAESISPADEKRKRYINNIMKSSRQLLDLINDLLDLAKIEAGRLELHLSSVSVSDMTEGLINLMRPQAEKAQIGLELDVPMNLPTVHTDAGKLQQILFNFLSNAIKFSPAGGKVTLSAGLDEEDGSGRKQMMRFAVRDDGPGIATEDQLRIFEKFTQLDTSTTREYGGTGLGLTISKELADMLQGEITLDSDTGRGAEFAIIVPMNLERKVVPLMPDLRVDKPVGEG; encoded by the coding sequence ATGAGCAAGTCTGTACGTCTGACTCTTGCGAATAAATGTCTACTCCTGTTTGGTGGAGCGGTTGTGCTGATTCTGGCATCGGCGCTGGTTGTGGTTGCGCTTCGTATGCAGACGTTGGTACAGCATGGGCCGAAGAAGCGGGCGCGGGATTTTGCGAATGCGTATATTGCGGATGAAATCCAGTTGGGCAGCGCACTGAAGTCAGCGAGGGATTTGCATACGGTGTTGCCGCCGGATGAGGATTTGAAGCTTGTATATCTGCCGCGGGGTGAGTTTTCATACGTTGAAGATGAGGATGAGTTTGTCGAGAGCGCGATCGAATACTTTCAGTTACGGGCGGGTTCAACAGAACGGTTTACCACGGCGGTGGATGCGGATAACGAGCGGTACTACCGGTATATCAGAGCGATCAGGCGATCGGATTTAGCGACAATTAGAGGAGGAGCGGCGGCAGGGTTTCGGCCGATGGTTGAGGTGGGAATTGCGAACCCGCTTGATGGGATTCTATTGATTGATTTGCGCGATCCGGATGCCCCGGTCGAGCAGGCAGTGAACATTATTTATCTGACGGCTGCGGGGATTGCGTCGGGGTTGCTGGCAATCTTTGTGTTCTGGTATATCACGACGAGGTTGATTTTGTCGCCGATCCGATTGCTGCGTGATTACGCGGGTGCGGTCTCTGAGGGGAACTTAAACATCAGGTCGGATATTAATACGGGTGATGAGTACGAGCAGTTATCAGATATGTTTAATCATATGCTGGACAATATTCGTAAATCGGATCAGGATTTGCGGTCGATTAATAAATCACTGGATTTGAAGCTTGGCGAGTTAGCAGAATCTAACATTGCGCTGTACGAGGCGAACAAGATCAAGGGTGAGTTTTTAGCGAATGTTTCACATGAGCTTAGAACGCCACTGAATTCGATTAACGGGTTCGCGGAGGTTTTAGCGGAAACGTTTGCGGAGTCGATATCGCCCGCGGATGAGAAGCGAAAACGATATATCAACAATATTATGAAATCGAGTCGGCAACTGCTTGATTTGATTAATGACTTGTTGGACTTGGCGAAGATCGAAGCGGGGCGACTGGAGCTTCATTTGTCTTCGGTATCGGTGAGTGATATGACAGAGGGCTTGATTAACTTGATGCGGCCACAGGCGGAAAAAGCGCAGATAGGATTAGAGCTTGATGTACCGATGAACTTGCCGACGGTCCATACGGATGCGGGCAAGTTGCAGCAAATCTTGTTTAACTTTCTGTCGAATGCGATTAAGTTTTCACCTGCTGGCGGCAAGGTTACTCTAAGCGCTGGATTGGATGAGGAGGATGGGAGTGGGCGAAAGCAGATGATGCGTTTTGCGGTCAGGGATGATGGGCCGGGGATTGCAACGGAAGATCAACTACGGATTTTTGAAAAATTTACGCAGTTGGACACGTCAACAACACGGGAATATGGGGGAACTGGATTGGGGTTGACGATATCGAAAGAACTGGCGGATATGCTTCAAGGCGAGATTACACTGGATTCGGATACGGGGCGTGGGGCAGAGTTTGCGATAATAGTGCCGATGAACCTTGAGCGAAAGGTTGTGCCATTGATGCCTGATTTGAGGGTGGATAAACCGGTGGGTGAAGGGTAA
- a CDS encoding acyltransferase — protein sequence MDSKYKPKLKLAAQMVGLLRAAPTLINYRIASKIIDKNRAFSLAAESVAAIPGLVGVYARYAFYKQTLAHCGKDVCFGYMSIISKPDSRIGEAVCIGRHVSIGLVDIGHHSYISDDSQILSGRHQHGSHTSEDRHEQEVCYTRVIIGSGSWIGANAVIMDNVGRSTIVGAGSVVTKPIKPHDKVVGVPARSVKVIPKPKANPTSSSQSKSENQTSSLRLRPAA from the coding sequence ATGGACAGCAAATACAAACCAAAACTGAAACTCGCCGCCCAGATGGTTGGCCTCCTTCGCGCCGCGCCTACCCTCATTAACTACCGTATCGCCTCAAAAATTATCGATAAAAACCGAGCCTTCTCCCTCGCTGCCGAATCTGTTGCCGCAATCCCCGGCCTCGTCGGCGTCTACGCTCGCTACGCCTTCTACAAACAAACTCTCGCACACTGCGGCAAAGACGTCTGCTTCGGTTACATGTCCATCATCTCAAAACCCGATTCTCGCATTGGTGAAGCAGTATGTATCGGCCGCCATGTATCCATCGGCCTCGTCGATATTGGTCACCACTCCTACATTTCCGACGATTCCCAAATCCTCTCCGGCCGTCATCAACACGGCTCACATACCAGCGAAGATAGACACGAACAAGAAGTCTGCTACACACGCGTCATCATCGGCTCCGGCTCATGGATCGGCGCAAATGCCGTTATCATGGACAACGTCGGACGTAGCACAATCGTCGGTGCTGGCTCCGTCGTGACCAAACCCATCAAACCTCACGACAAAGTCGTCGGTGTCCCCGCGCGTTCCGTCAAAGTCATCCCCAAACCCAAAGCCAATCCCACATCTTCAAGTCAATCCAAATCCGAAAATCAGACCTCATCGCTCCGCCTTCGCCCAGCCGCATAG
- a CDS encoding glycosyltransferase, producing MSVNQPKNSAPIHITVLSDDWAQHPSSSQHLIRELLTNTQFSHNIHSVLWVNTIGTRSINFSSKDLKKAARKLIHRSKPPTSPPTSSSSVLMQPRVISPLMYPGFRSDWQRRFNKSRLTKAINQNWQNLGIHPSQSPATHRIILTTLPITADLVPELPAQWVYYCVDDFSQWPGCDQHVMDTMERQLVSDVDQIICVSQTLRSRIASMGRTDTRLLTHGIHLDHWSKPPTHTQNLPSNIAAKLNWLSSINGPIFLFWGLIDERLDLDFVDQLSRTARRAGGKLVLTGPEAKPNPRLHQLMGEGPTGLAVPGLSMTGNIPYQFLPHFAHAADVLVMPYIDAPVTHAMQPLKLKEYLATGKPVICRNLPATHAWCDACDLASDPHAFTDIAMLRSRVGIDPHHTHARQRLHNESWSEKTALLYSLLTNQPFKIPSSMHTPSLIAAA from the coding sequence ATGAGCGTCAATCAACCCAAAAACTCGGCACCTATCCACATCACCGTCCTCTCTGACGACTGGGCACAACATCCATCTAGTTCTCAACATCTCATCCGGGAATTGCTTACCAATACCCAATTTTCACACAACATCCATTCCGTCCTCTGGGTCAACACCATCGGCACGCGGTCAATCAATTTCTCCAGCAAAGACCTGAAAAAAGCCGCACGCAAACTAATCCATCGCTCCAAGCCGCCCACATCCCCCCCCACCTCATCTTCCTCAGTTCTTATGCAGCCCAGGGTCATTTCCCCCCTCATGTATCCCGGTTTCCGCAGCGATTGGCAACGCCGTTTCAACAAATCACGTCTCACAAAAGCCATCAATCAAAACTGGCAAAACCTCGGCATACACCCCTCACAATCCCCCGCCACCCATCGCATCATCCTCACCACACTTCCCATCACTGCTGACCTCGTCCCCGAACTTCCCGCCCAATGGGTTTACTACTGTGTCGATGACTTTTCACAATGGCCCGGCTGTGATCAGCACGTTATGGACACCATGGAACGTCAACTCGTCTCAGATGTCGACCAGATTATCTGCGTTTCTCAAACGCTCCGTTCACGTATCGCTTCGATGGGTCGCACCGATACCCGCCTCTTAACCCACGGCATACATCTCGATCATTGGTCAAAACCACCCACCCACACTCAAAACCTCCCCAGCAACATCGCCGCCAAACTCAATTGGCTCTCATCAATTAACGGCCCGATCTTCCTTTTCTGGGGCCTCATCGATGAACGCCTCGACCTCGATTTTGTCGATCAACTCTCACGCACCGCTCGCAGAGCAGGGGGTAAACTCGTCCTCACTGGCCCCGAAGCTAAACCCAACCCGCGGCTTCACCAACTTATGGGTGAAGGCCCCACCGGCCTCGCTGTTCCCGGCCTCTCTATGACCGGCAACATCCCATACCAATTCCTTCCTCACTTCGCACACGCCGCCGACGTCCTCGTCATGCCCTACATCGATGCTCCAGTCACACACGCGATGCAGCCCCTTAAGCTCAAAGAATATCTCGCCACAGGCAAGCCCGTCATCTGTCGCAACCTCCCCGCTACACACGCCTGGTGTGATGCCTGTGATCTCGCTTCAGATCCCCACGCCTTCACCGATATTGCCATGCTCCGCTCACGTGTCGGCATAGATCCGCATCATACCCATGCTCGTCAACGCCTTCACAACGAATCATGGTCCGAGAAAACCGCCCTCCTTTATTCACTACTCACCAATCAGCCCTTTAAAATCCCCTCTTCCATGCATACACCCTCTCTCATCGCCGCAGCATGA
- a CDS encoding NADH-quinone oxidoreductase subunit B: MGLENLIRDGGFMTTQLQRVVNWSRRSSVWPMPFATACCGIELMATASSRYDLARFGAEVMRFSPRQADLLIVAGRVSIKMMPVLQRIYEQMTEPKWVVSMGACASTGGLFDAYATVQGVDQFLPVDVYVPGCPPRPETLIEGIMAIQRVIDADGIRMDQGKREPLNIVVEPNYDVKDQPVELSVGNT, encoded by the coding sequence ATGGGCCTTGAGAATCTGATTCGTGATGGCGGGTTTATGACGACGCAATTACAGCGTGTTGTGAACTGGTCGCGTCGCAGCTCTGTGTGGCCGATGCCGTTTGCGACGGCGTGCTGCGGTATTGAATTGATGGCAACGGCTTCGAGTCGTTATGACTTAGCACGTTTTGGTGCTGAGGTGATGCGATTTAGCCCGCGACAGGCGGATTTGCTGATTGTGGCGGGTCGCGTGTCGATCAAGATGATGCCAGTGTTGCAGCGAATCTATGAGCAGATGACTGAGCCGAAGTGGGTTGTATCGATGGGTGCGTGTGCATCGACGGGTGGTTTGTTTGATGCTTATGCGACAGTACAGGGCGTGGATCAGTTCTTGCCGGTGGATGTGTATGTGCCGGGCTGCCCGCCTAGGCCTGAGACGCTGATTGAGGGGATCATGGCGATTCAGCGTGTGATTGATGCGGATGGTATTCGGATGGATCAAGGGAAACGCGAGCCGCTGAATATTGTGGTTGAGCCAAACTATGATGTGAAAGACCAGCCTGTGGAATTGAGTGTTGGGAACACTTAA
- a CDS encoding glycoside hydrolase family 13 protein, whose protein sequence is MSEPTTSPLNVDTPIQPDFSNRNDRELAPVLDVREQDWRCAPLVYHVYLDRFVPPKNLNDKISQGLYDSPRTLRKWTEYPTSKPVHDADGMRMHQHDFWGGDLQSLRTKLDYIQSLGTDILYLNPIFSAATNHKYDASDYFTISPEYGSREDLSQLINDIHNHNMKIMLDGVFNHMGFNSPYFKDAIENPNSEFRDWYLIDDKYEHGFRCWYNAKNLPELNLENPELRQLLWEDESSVVQSYIRDGIDGWRLDVAYDLGFNYIDEIREAARRANPQSCIVGEFWNYPSQWTDVQDGVMNFHARHIMFYLLQNRITGQQAARFLNQMYADIGMHAALRSWLILDNHDTARLRHDFPHEAKRQLAQIMQFTLPGAVCLYYGTELGMTGGGDPACRAPMRWDLLSDSNPIYDFTKQLIDLRQSRRALRVGEINFLDTERALAFRRYTDRIEEETFIFINPTSETITELVPHRSPKIAANIQLKDLLTGQRHQTHVGFIDIKLPPYSAAILTPDYPSPNTYNSLKRVH, encoded by the coding sequence ATGAGCGAACCAACTACCTCTCCCTTAAACGTCGATACGCCTATTCAGCCTGATTTTTCAAATCGCAACGACCGCGAACTCGCTCCTGTTCTCGATGTTCGTGAACAGGATTGGCGATGCGCACCCCTCGTCTATCACGTCTATCTTGACCGCTTCGTACCCCCGAAAAACCTCAACGATAAAATTTCGCAAGGGCTTTACGACTCGCCCCGTACACTCCGCAAATGGACAGAGTATCCAACCAGTAAACCCGTGCATGATGCCGATGGTATGCGCATGCATCAGCATGATTTTTGGGGCGGCGACCTTCAGTCACTCCGCACCAAACTCGACTACATCCAATCGCTTGGCACTGACATCCTCTATCTCAACCCCATCTTCTCCGCAGCCACAAACCACAAATACGACGCCTCCGACTATTTTACGATTAGTCCCGAATACGGCTCACGCGAAGATCTCTCACAACTCATCAACGATATCCACAACCACAACATGAAAATCATGCTCGACGGCGTCTTCAATCACATGGGCTTCAACTCCCCATATTTTAAAGACGCAATCGAGAACCCCAACTCAGAATTCCGCGACTGGTATCTAATCGACGATAAGTACGAGCACGGCTTCCGCTGCTGGTATAACGCCAAAAACCTCCCCGAACTCAACCTCGAAAACCCCGAACTCCGTCAACTCCTTTGGGAAGACGAATCCTCCGTCGTTCAATCCTACATCCGCGACGGCATCGACGGTTGGCGACTCGATGTCGCTTACGACCTCGGCTTTAACTACATCGATGAGATCCGCGAAGCCGCACGCCGTGCCAACCCCCAATCTTGTATTGTCGGCGAGTTCTGGAACTATCCCTCGCAATGGACAGACGTACAAGACGGCGTCATGAACTTTCATGCCCGGCACATCATGTTCTACCTCCTCCAAAACCGCATCACCGGCCAACAAGCCGCCCGATTCCTCAATCAAATGTACGCCGACATCGGCATGCACGCCGCACTCCGATCATGGCTCATCCTCGATAACCACGATACCGCACGTCTCCGTCACGACTTCCCACATGAGGCTAAGCGACAGTTAGCCCAGATCATGCAGTTCACCCTCCCCGGAGCCGTCTGTCTCTATTACGGCACAGAACTCGGCATGACTGGTGGCGGTGATCCCGCCTGCCGCGCACCTATGCGATGGGATCTCCTCTCGGACTCAAACCCCATCTACGATTTCACAAAACAACTCATTGATCTGCGTCAATCTCGCCGCGCACTCCGGGTCGGCGAAATCAATTTCCTCGATACCGAACGCGCCCTTGCGTTCCGCAGATACACTGATCGCATCGAAGAAGAAACCTTCATTTTTATTAACCCAACCTCTGAGACCATCACTGAACTCGTCCCTCACCGCTCACCCAAGATTGCCGCCAACATCCAACTCAAAGACCTCCTCACCGGCCAACGCCATCAAACCCATGTCGGCTTCATCGACATCAAACTCCCCCCATACTCCGCAGCGATCCTCACCCCCGATTACCCCAGCCCAAACACTTATAACTCCCTCAAACGCGTTCACTAA
- a CDS encoding DNA repair protein RecN: MLRELHISNLAVIEDARIELSRGLNAFTGQTGAGKSLVLGAFEILLGLKSTKNMVRPDAKEARVSGLFEVKDPQTLESISQLADQPLEPAEPLLITRKFFPSGRSAISINGLPATATMLKQIGHHLVDIHGQHDHQFLLKPANQLIIVDNFADVTTLRKQFTENYNTLRDLLSRKQQLITSQSLRAQQIDLYEFQANEIDDVDPHVGEFPELQAQHKTLKNASKIHADASNINTALYESDSAIISRLEIMTHLLRNLTELDSDLEPLEEQVRTATITLQEASFELSRYISRLDANPEQATDIESRLNQLNRLIHKYAKSADTLTNDPVQAVIDHRNTLGQQLEELYVQDTDLTHIDKQIADLSNQLIAIADQLTAARSEAAQNLKPLIESQLIDLGMSEAILDIQINTAQPNPDNPLDAFNSTGLDSVDFLIKTNPGQPSRPLRKIASGGELSRIMLALKSILASSDRISVLVFDEIDANIGGRLGSVIGQKLHNLAHNMAPTTSKQNRKTKKYSRKKNQKASAKQNEKNCLPSHSNLACATGGGTLAKQGGDVGDMGDQQVLCITHLPQIAAFADRHLRIEKSISGRGKSRKTSTTVTHLDGKPRVEELAEMISGHVLTPTTLKQAKELLETAQA, translated from the coding sequence ATGCTTCGCGAACTACACATCTCTAATCTCGCTGTTATCGAAGACGCTCGTATCGAGCTTTCACGTGGTCTCAATGCCTTCACCGGCCAAACCGGCGCTGGTAAATCCCTCGTCCTTGGCGCCTTCGAGATTCTACTTGGACTCAAATCCACGAAAAACATGGTTCGCCCCGACGCCAAAGAAGCTCGCGTCTCCGGCCTTTTCGAAGTCAAAGACCCTCAAACCCTCGAATCAATCTCGCAATTGGCCGATCAACCTCTCGAACCGGCCGAGCCTCTTCTCATTACACGCAAATTCTTCCCCTCAGGCCGATCCGCCATCTCAATCAACGGCCTACCCGCCACCGCAACCATGCTCAAACAAATCGGCCATCACCTCGTCGACATCCACGGCCAGCACGATCATCAATTCCTCCTCAAGCCTGCTAATCAACTTATCATCGTCGACAATTTCGCAGATGTCACCACACTTCGTAAGCAATTCACTGAAAACTACAACACCCTTCGTGATCTCCTCTCCCGTAAACAGCAACTAATCACGTCTCAATCGCTTCGCGCTCAGCAAATCGACCTCTACGAATTTCAAGCCAATGAGATCGATGACGTCGATCCCCACGTCGGCGAGTTCCCAGAACTGCAAGCTCAGCATAAAACTCTTAAAAATGCATCAAAAATCCACGCCGATGCGTCCAATATCAACACCGCACTTTACGAATCAGATAGCGCCATCATCTCCCGCCTTGAAATCATGACCCACCTCCTTCGTAACCTCACCGAACTCGACTCCGATCTCGAACCACTCGAAGAACAAGTCCGCACTGCCACCATCACCCTCCAGGAAGCCTCCTTTGAACTATCTCGTTACATCTCGCGCTTAGACGCCAACCCCGAGCAAGCGACCGATATCGAGTCTCGCCTAAATCAGCTCAATCGCCTCATCCATAAATACGCAAAATCCGCCGATACCCTCACCAACGACCCCGTTCAAGCCGTCATTGATCATCGCAACACTCTTGGCCAACAACTCGAAGAACTCTACGTACAAGACACAGATCTTACCCACATCGACAAACAAATTGCCGATTTGTCTAATCAACTCATAGCCATAGCCGATCAACTCACCGCCGCTCGATCTGAAGCCGCTCAAAACCTAAAACCTCTCATCGAATCGCAGCTCATCGACCTCGGCATGTCCGAAGCAATCCTCGATATTCAGATCAATACCGCTCAACCCAACCCCGACAACCCACTCGATGCTTTCAACTCCACCGGCCTCGACTCCGTCGATTTCCTCATCAAAACAAATCCCGGCCAACCCTCTCGACCACTCCGCAAAATCGCCTCCGGCGGTGAGCTCTCACGTATCATGCTTGCACTCAAATCCATCCTCGCCTCCTCCGATCGCATCTCCGTTCTCGTCTTCGATGAAATCGACGCCAACATCGGCGGCCGTCTCGGATCCGTCATCGGCCAAAAACTCCACAACCTCGCCCATAACATGGCTCCCACAACCTCAAAGCAAAATCGCAAAACGAAAAAGTACTCCCGGAAGAAAAATCAAAAAGCTTCAGCTAAACAAAATGAAAAGAACTGTCTGCCATCGCATTCGAACCTCGCTTGCGCAACTGGGGGGGGGACGCTTGCGAAACAGGGGGGGGATGTGGGGGATATGGGGGATCAGCAGGTGCTTTGTATTACGCACCTGCCGCAGATTGCCGCTTTTGCCGACCGCCATCTCCGCATCGAAAAGTCCATCTCCGGCCGTGGCAAGTCCCGTAAAACCTCAACAACCGTCACGCATCTCGATGGCAAGCCGCGCGTCGAAGAACTCGCCGAAATGATTTCCGGCCACGTCCTCACCCCGACCACCCTCAAACAAGCCAAAGAACTCCTCGAAACCGCCCAAGCCTGA
- a CDS encoding calcineurin-like phosphoesterase C-terminal domain-containing protein, with amino-acid sequence MKYTSLLSSFIATTSIATTLTAQSITGIVFEDLNNNRLFDTDEPVIPNVSVSNGIDVVQTNAVGQYTLAITDDTDAIFVIKPSGFMTPVSDKNFPEFYYIHRPEGSPDGLKYDGVAPTGPAPKSLNFPLYKQDEPANYKMLIFGDPQVRDYKRMTYFRHDFIEPLIGTEASFGVALGDLAADALDIYKHYKDSISQLGIPFYSIPGNHDINFNVSSDKHSMETWLAAFGPNYYSFNWGNVHYIVLDDVQYKGIQNKKGYSGHIDQKQREFIKNDLKYVPKDMLIVPLMHIPLVNINKESRLALFDLIKDYPNTFSASAHRHFQRHDFFDSQSGWAEAASPEHHHLVASTSSGTWWGGQYDAYGTPLATQRDGSPNAYNLMTISNNAYKLRTISARRPESEQLSIYLPREIKQADLATAIATINIFGGSTKNITYARVINQSDFTLATPTKTIDPYHLENVQRHKDGHYPKDNSLSLETPSDHFATINLPANLTPGIYTLHVKTTDMFDQTDEAYFLFNVIE; translated from the coding sequence ATGAAATACACATCATTGCTATCGTCCTTCATCGCCACCACCTCAATCGCAACCACCCTCACCGCACAATCCATCACCGGCATCGTCTTCGAAGACCTCAACAATAACCGCCTCTTCGACACAGATGAACCCGTCATCCCTAATGTCTCCGTCTCCAACGGTATTGATGTCGTTCAAACCAACGCGGTTGGCCAATACACACTCGCCATCACCGATGATACAGATGCCATATTCGTCATCAAGCCCTCTGGCTTCATGACACCAGTCTCCGACAAAAACTTCCCCGAGTTCTACTACATCCACCGCCCCGAAGGCTCACCCGACGGACTCAAATACGACGGCGTTGCCCCTACAGGCCCAGCGCCCAAATCTCTCAACTTCCCACTCTACAAGCAAGACGAACCAGCCAACTACAAAATGCTCATCTTCGGCGATCCCCAAGTCCGTGACTACAAACGCATGACCTACTTCCGTCATGATTTCATTGAGCCACTCATCGGCACAGAAGCCTCCTTCGGCGTTGCCCTCGGTGACCTCGCCGCAGATGCGCTCGATATCTACAAACACTACAAAGACTCTATTTCTCAGTTAGGCATCCCCTTCTACTCAATCCCCGGGAACCACGACATCAACTTCAACGTTTCTTCCGACAAACATTCGATGGAAACGTGGCTCGCCGCCTTCGGCCCCAACTACTATTCATTCAACTGGGGCAACGTCCACTACATTGTCCTCGATGATGTTCAATACAAAGGCATCCAAAACAAAAAAGGTTACAGCGGCCACATCGACCAAAAACAACGCGAATTCATCAAAAACGACCTCAAATACGTCCCCAAAGACATGCTCATTGTCCCGCTCATGCATATCCCACTCGTTAACATCAATAAAGAATCTCGCCTCGCACTTTTCGATCTAATCAAAGATTACCCCAATACCTTTTCTGCATCTGCCCACCGCCACTTCCAACGCCATGACTTCTTCGACTCACAATCAGGCTGGGCCGAAGCCGCATCACCAGAACACCATCACCTCGTTGCCTCCACAAGCTCAGGCACTTGGTGGGGTGGCCAATACGATGCCTACGGCACGCCCCTCGCGACACAACGTGATGGTTCGCCTAATGCCTACAACCTCATGACCATTTCAAACAATGCCTACAAGCTTCGCACCATCTCCGCTCGCCGTCCGGAATCCGAGCAACTCTCAATCTACCTCCCGCGCGAAATCAAACAAGCCGATCTTGCCACCGCCATCGCGACCATCAACATTTTCGGCGGTTCAACGAAAAACATTACCTACGCACGCGTCATTAATCAATCTGATTTCACGCTCGCGACCCCAACCAAAACCATCGACCCTTACCACCTCGAAAACGTTCAGCGTCACAAAGACGGCCACTACCCCAAAGATAACTCTCTCTCGCTCGAAACCCCATCCGATCACTTCGCTACCATCAACCTCCCCGCCAACCTCACGCCCGGCATCTATACCTTGCACGTCAAAACTACCGACATGTTCGACCAAACCGACGAAGCCTATTTCCTCTTCAATGTCATCGAATAA
- a CDS encoding MFS transporter yields MREIDKNRTLTLSFMMFLQYAVRGVWLPFLAKYLVSPELEGGLGFSGAQVGWILGMAGAMGALIAPFAGQIADRYLNAEKTLAGLLIFSGVINFATAYTTDFWVFLVLSVLFSITYMPTLSLANSVAFANLRDTDRQYPMVRAMGTLGWIIASVMFSMIWLKTDNTFLNTHRIVDALKVSGVIAVCYGVWAWFSLPNCPPSHTKSIAVLKALRLMCRPMMVLFVFATIVISMIHNAYYFRVSPYLVDAIGFPLSWTGPVMAVGYGVEIWALWMLGKYVNRLGYRRVLLIGVASYIVRFGIFGLTSSYGWAIVGMSLHGINFACFIAVSFMFVERIAPTDIRHSAQTVYSMIGFGVGPILAGFYNGYFDRFQVDGVQSYREFWLTGMVLAAVVLVLLGLFFWPRIEAKNEKLDSDDLELADEMM; encoded by the coding sequence ATGCGTGAGATCGATAAAAACCGGACGCTGACATTGTCGTTCATGATGTTTTTGCAATATGCGGTGCGTGGGGTGTGGTTGCCATTTTTAGCGAAGTATTTGGTGAGCCCGGAGCTAGAGGGAGGGCTGGGATTTAGTGGCGCGCAGGTAGGCTGGATATTGGGGATGGCGGGTGCGATGGGTGCGCTAATCGCTCCGTTTGCTGGGCAGATCGCGGATCGATATTTGAATGCGGAAAAAACGCTGGCAGGGTTATTGATCTTCAGTGGGGTGATCAATTTTGCGACGGCTTACACGACGGATTTCTGGGTGTTCTTGGTGTTAAGTGTTTTGTTCTCTATAACGTATATGCCGACGCTGTCGCTGGCGAACTCGGTTGCATTTGCGAACCTTAGAGATACGGATCGGCAGTACCCGATGGTGCGGGCGATGGGGACGCTGGGGTGGATTATTGCGTCTGTAATGTTTTCGATGATTTGGCTGAAAACAGACAATACGTTTTTGAATACACACCGGATTGTCGACGCACTCAAGGTGAGTGGTGTGATTGCGGTCTGCTATGGGGTATGGGCTTGGTTCAGCTTGCCGAATTGCCCGCCGAGTCATACGAAATCGATTGCTGTGCTAAAGGCGTTGCGGCTGATGTGTAGGCCGATGATGGTGCTATTTGTGTTTGCGACGATTGTGATATCGATGATTCACAATGCTTACTATTTTCGAGTGAGTCCGTATTTAGTGGATGCGATTGGGTTTCCGTTATCGTGGACGGGGCCGGTGATGGCGGTGGGATATGGTGTGGAGATTTGGGCGCTTTGGATGTTGGGTAAATATGTCAATCGATTGGGTTATCGCCGAGTACTGCTGATCGGAGTGGCTTCGTATATCGTGCGATTTGGGATTTTTGGATTAACCAGTTCATATGGTTGGGCCATTGTGGGAATGTCTTTACACGGAATCAATTTCGCTTGTTTTATAGCGGTTTCGTTTATGTTTGTGGAGAGGATTGCGCCGACAGACATACGGCATTCGGCACAGACGGTGTATTCGATGATTGGATTTGGCGTAGGGCCGATCTTAGCTGGGTTTTATAATGGGTATTTCGATCGATTCCAAGTCGACGGTGTGCAATCGTATCGAGAGTTTTGGCTAACGGGGATGGTTCTGGCAGCTGTGGTGTTGGTGTTATTGGGGCTGTTCTTCTGGCCACGGATAGAGGCAAAGAACGAGAAACTCGATTCGGATGACCTCGAGTTAGCGGATGAGATGATGTAA